The Oncorhynchus nerka isolate Pitt River linkage group LG12, Oner_Uvic_2.0, whole genome shotgun sequence genome contains the following window.
GGTCCTTCTGCCAGCGCAGAGCATAGACATGGCCGTTATTGAAATTCCCAGCAGCCTCCTTGTCACATACGCCAACGGTCCAATCACAGTCCTCAGAGAATTTGACCACCCACCTAGGGTTGGCATCAGAGCAGCTATCCTGGCACAGAAGAGTATGGGTGGTGAGTTTGGCAAGGGGGGTGTAGAACACTTTCCTGTGGTCCTGGGACAGAGACATGCCCCTTCCCAAGCTCTTGGGGTCAAAGGTCAACGTGGTGGTGGGAGGGAACCCTGGGGAAACCTGTTTTTCCTGGTGGTTCTCGGGGTCGACCAGAGCCAGCAGAGAACTCCACAGCTGTGTCGTCTGCTCCAGGAGGTTTCCTCCGCTCTGCTGTAGCTCCTGGACCAGCTTGTCCCGGTCGGCCCCGGGCTCCAGTCCCTTCCTCAGACCCACGGTACGGGCCTTCTCCACAGCCTGGTGCACCCCTTCATACCCCTGGAGGAAGCGGAAGGAGTCCCCCTCGGACAGGGCAGCCTGCATGGTTCTCTTAGAGGTCGTGATGGATTTTACACGAGCTGAGACGGAACTCTGGACACTCTTCAGGGTGATGTCGCGCAGGGCGGACACTCCCTCAATGAGCCGGATACTGGAGCTAGCcaacctctccctctgctccttgTCCCACCTCCTTAGTTTCAGGCTTTGGTTCTCTCTCTTGGCCAAAGCCTTCTGCTCCTCCTTCAACTTTTCTCTCAGCTCTTTGTGTGCCTTAGGCAGGCTCTTCATGTTATGGATGCGATGCTGGTCCTCGATGGCGCAGGACATGCACACAATGGTTAGGTCGTCCAAGCAGTAGTACTCGAGAATCTTACCGTGGTGGGGGCATTTGGTGGCCAACCCAACTCCGCCAGCCCCCGGTGCTATGGGTTCAGTATGTGTCTGCAGCAGAAATGGGACTGAAAGGTGTGGCTCCAAGTGCTGGACACACATGGACATTTCACATTTGATGCAAGTCTTCTGTGCTGGCTTCCTGTCTTCTGTACATAAGTCACAAACAATGGCCTGGCTGTCCAGCAGCGGCAGAGCCTGGCACCCCTCAGACATGTCCTCTGTGAGCCCTGGATCAGTTGAAGCTGCCACAGCAAATGGTGGTGGGAATCGGGTGCTTTGCGTTGTCCTTGACCTTCGCATGCTAAAATACCTCTAGCCTCGT
Protein-coding sequences here:
- the LOC135574298 gene encoding E3 ubiquitin-protein ligase TRIM34B-like codes for the protein MRRSRTTQSTRFPPPFAVAASTDPGLTEDMSEGCQALPLLDSQAIVCDLCTEDRKPAQKTCIKCEMSMCVQHLEPHLSVPFLLQTHTEPIAPGAGGVGLATKCPHHGKILEYYCLDDLTIVCMSCAIEDQHRIHNMKSLPKAHKELREKLKEEQKALAKRENQSLKLRRWDKEQRERLASSSIRLIEGVSALRDITLKSVQSSVSARVKSITTSKRTMQAALSEGDSFRFLQGYEGVHQAVEKARTVGLRKGLEPGADRDKLVQELQQSGGNLLEQTTQLWSSLLALVDPENHQEKQVSPGFPPTTTLTFDPKSLGRGMSLSQDHRKVFYTPLAKLTTHTLLCQDSCSDANPRWVVKFSEDCDWTVGVCDKEAAGNFNNGHVYALRWQKDQLSSVCTQYYDSIRRSDGMTYTDKPPQAHVDSQFIYLPGKTAAQPETIPHPIELEVFWDKTSPPSLSFYSRGRYHQRTELHRMEMEHHQGDLTPFVTLGTGSSPVSARQYREYSQPEQQWRCPCGEVHQIQQQSSQHQHGSSECKCERVIGTPYIEVFCQLV